A genomic region of Synechococcus sp. NOUM97013 contains the following coding sequences:
- a CDS encoding 23S rRNA (pseudouridine(1915)-N(3))-methyltransferase RlmH, translating to MNISRYRIIAIGKVRKRWVQEGIELYLKRLPGLSVTELRDSSRHKEADAIRQALRPDEQPVLLMEQGKTLTSIDFAQRLQDFGSERLAFVIGGADGLTDELKESARWQMSLSPMTFPHELARLLLLEQLYRAQAILQGSPYHRA from the coding sequence ATGAACATCTCTCGATACCGGATCATCGCCATCGGCAAAGTGCGCAAACGCTGGGTGCAGGAAGGCATTGAGCTTTATCTCAAGCGCCTTCCGGGACTGAGCGTGACCGAACTGCGTGACAGCTCGCGCCACAAAGAAGCTGATGCCATTCGCCAGGCCCTGCGTCCTGATGAGCAACCTGTTCTGCTGATGGAACAGGGCAAAACCCTGACATCCATCGACTTTGCTCAGCGGCTGCAGGACTTTGGCTCAGAGCGGCTGGCATTCGTGATCGGTGGAGCAGACGGACTGACCGATGAACTCAAAGAATCGGCGCGCTGGCAAATGAGCTTGTCGCCGATGACATTTCCTCACGAACTAGCCCGGCTGCTGTTGCTGGAGCAGTTGTATCGGGCTCAGGCGATCCTGCAGGGGAGCCCTTATCACCGTGCATGA
- a CDS encoding pentapeptide repeat-containing protein — MRRQLLAPLLALMLVFGLAMAPVQAAMDYAKQVLIGADFSNREMQGVTFNLTNLREADLSGSDLQGASLYGAKLQDANLTGTNLRDATLDSAVLDGTNLTNAILEDAFAFNTRFINVTITGADFTNVPFRGDALKTLCAAAEGTNPVTGRLTSDTLGC; from the coding sequence ATGAGACGACAGCTGCTGGCCCCTCTGCTCGCACTGATGCTGGTGTTCGGCTTGGCGATGGCTCCTGTTCAGGCCGCGATGGATTACGCCAAACAGGTGTTGATCGGTGCCGATTTTTCCAATCGCGAGATGCAGGGCGTCACTTTCAACCTCACCAATCTGCGTGAAGCCGATCTCTCTGGCAGCGACCTCCAGGGCGCCAGCCTGTATGGCGCCAAATTGCAGGATGCCAATCTCACCGGCACCAACCTCCGCGACGCCACCCTCGATTCGGCCGTATTGGATGGCACCAACCTCACTAATGCCATTTTGGAGGACGCCTTCGCGTTCAACACCCGGTTCATCAATGTGACGATCACCGGAGCTGATTTCACCAATGTGCCCTTTCGTGGGGATGCGCTGAAAACACTCTGCGCTGCCGCTGAAGGCACCAATCCAGTGACCGGTCGTCTGACCAGTGACACCCTCGGCTGCTGA
- a CDS encoding YraN family protein, producing MVVIDVHENPGRWAEQHARQLLVGNGWHCCAERWRCRHGEIDLLMIKTAPDGFRLLAVEVKARRQKGLDGWGLKAFNRTKRQRLKRALVCWQMQQPWSWDLGFEVVLALVPLPPASCPVRWIRVADLGADPD from the coding sequence GTGGTCGTCATTGATGTGCATGAGAACCCTGGCCGATGGGCGGAACAGCACGCTCGGCAGCTCTTGGTTGGCAATGGTTGGCACTGTTGTGCTGAACGATGGCGGTGTCGCCATGGGGAAATCGATCTGCTGATGATCAAGACAGCACCAGATGGTTTTCGTTTGCTCGCGGTTGAAGTGAAAGCGCGTCGACAGAAGGGCCTTGATGGTTGGGGGCTGAAGGCGTTCAACAGGACCAAGCGACAGCGGCTAAAACGCGCCTTGGTGTGCTGGCAAATGCAGCAGCCTTGGAGCTGGGATCTGGGCTTTGAAGTGGTGCTCGCGTTGGTTCCTTTGCCGCCGGCTTCATGCCCGGTGCGCTGGATTCGTGTTGCCGACCTTGGGGCGGATCCTGATTGA
- a CDS encoding uridine kinase gives MSARIPLIFITGTSAAGKTHFSRCLAKALNQLGHRPVVIAADDYYRKDWVPDPLYGYDTIAAIDTEALISDLEGLSQGNLQQRRQYDMGTKAVSWTDMPPGWDLVILEGAFGPQVLMERMPPDLLLYVDTSLSLRILRRLLRDTRERNRSIVSILNQTWNNMIPGERDFIQPLKQQADVIIRNPKKDLETVINRWSSEQGAEPSIIQRPQF, from the coding sequence ATGAGCGCCAGGATCCCGCTGATCTTCATCACGGGAACATCGGCAGCAGGCAAAACGCATTTCAGCCGCTGCCTCGCCAAAGCCTTGAATCAGCTGGGGCACCGGCCTGTCGTCATCGCAGCCGATGACTACTACCGCAAAGACTGGGTTCCAGATCCCCTTTACGGCTACGACACCATTGCCGCGATTGACACGGAGGCACTGATCAGCGACCTGGAGGGGCTTTCACAGGGAAACCTGCAGCAACGCCGTCAATACGACATGGGCACCAAGGCCGTGAGTTGGACCGACATGCCTCCCGGCTGGGACCTGGTGATCCTGGAGGGTGCCTTCGGCCCACAGGTCTTGATGGAACGCATGCCTCCAGACCTTCTGCTTTATGTCGACACATCCCTCTCACTTCGAATCCTGCGCCGATTGTTGCGTGACACGCGCGAGCGGAATCGATCGATCGTCTCGATCTTGAATCAAACGTGGAACAACATGATTCCGGGTGAACGTGATTTCATTCAGCCGTTGAAGCAGCAAGCAGATGTGATCATCCGCAACCCGAAAAAAGATCTCGAAACCGTGATCAATCGATGGAGCAGCGAGCAAGGAGCAGAGCCATCAATTATTCAGCGTCCTCAATTCTGA
- the rsmA gene encoding 16S rRNA (adenine(1518)-N(6)/adenine(1519)-N(6))-dimethyltransferase RsmA, translating to MSFGGHTARKRFGQHWLRDERVLDSILDAAELQDDDRVLEVGPGRGALTERLLRSAAAAVHAVELDRDLVAGLRERFAADPRFSLSEGDVLEDPLTFPDGGRASKVVANIPYNITGPLLERLIGRLDRPVDPPYGSLVLLVQQEVAQRIRARPGHTSFSALSVRMQLLARCESVCPVPPRCFQPPPKVQSEVIRLDPLPADQRPAPELCRRVETLLKQAFLARRKMLRNTLGGLLPPDQLQELAAAAGIDLQQRPQEVAPQCWVALARGLNQADSAASRS from the coding sequence ATGAGCTTCGGAGGACATACCGCCCGCAAACGCTTTGGTCAGCACTGGCTGCGAGATGAACGTGTGCTGGACAGCATTCTTGACGCTGCTGAGCTGCAAGACGATGACCGTGTCCTGGAGGTGGGGCCTGGGCGAGGCGCGCTGACGGAGCGACTGTTGCGCAGCGCAGCAGCCGCTGTTCACGCTGTTGAGTTGGATCGTGATCTGGTCGCGGGTCTTCGGGAGCGCTTCGCTGCAGACCCGCGTTTTTCGTTGAGCGAAGGCGATGTGCTCGAGGATCCGCTCACCTTTCCTGACGGCGGACGGGCTTCCAAGGTGGTGGCCAACATCCCGTACAACATCACGGGGCCGCTTCTGGAGCGGTTGATCGGTCGGCTGGATCGTCCGGTGGACCCTCCCTACGGATCGTTGGTGTTGCTGGTGCAACAGGAGGTCGCTCAACGGATTCGTGCCCGTCCCGGACACACCAGCTTCAGTGCGCTCAGTGTGCGCATGCAGCTGTTGGCGCGCTGCGAAAGCGTCTGCCCAGTGCCTCCCCGCTGCTTTCAGCCCCCACCGAAAGTGCAGTCGGAAGTGATTCGCTTGGATCCTCTGCCTGCGGATCAGCGCCCAGCCCCTGAGCTTTGTCGACGCGTGGAAACCCTTCTGAAACAGGCTTTTCTTGCCCGCCGCAAGATGCTTCGGAACACATTGGGCGGACTGTTGCCTCCTGATCAACTGCAGGAGCTGGCGGCGGCGGCAGGCATTGATCTTCAGCAGAGACCTCAGGAAGTGGCCCCTCAGTGCTGGGTGGCTCTGGCCAGGGGTTTGAATCAAGCCGATTCCGCTGCGTCTCGCTCATGA
- the ispE gene encoding 4-(cytidine 5'-diphospho)-2-C-methyl-D-erythritol kinase, with product MTAPVCVSAPAKINLHLEVLGLRSDGFHELAMVMQSIDLADELRCENTADGSITLSCDQPGLSCGDDNLIIRAAQLLRARSGFAELGVRMHLSKRIPIGAGLAGGSSDGAAALVALNRLWGLGQSQAQLEALAADLGSDMPFCVAGGTQLCFGRGERLESLPPISHPLGVLLVKNPEVSVSTPWAYGECRKVRSDHYLDGEEAFEQRRQVLRAADWLHPLQASTPPPLRNDLQAVVAPQTPSVRKALDILDPLPGRLRVAMSGSGPSCFALFSNQAAADQARQQVEAALASEGLKAWSCSLLPHGVKLAA from the coding sequence ATGACGGCTCCGGTCTGCGTCAGCGCTCCGGCCAAGATCAACCTTCACCTCGAAGTGCTCGGGTTGCGGAGCGATGGCTTCCACGAGTTGGCCATGGTTATGCAGAGCATTGATCTGGCTGATGAGCTCCGCTGTGAAAACACAGCAGATGGGTCCATCACCCTCTCCTGTGATCAGCCTGGTCTGAGCTGTGGTGATGACAATCTGATCATTCGTGCAGCGCAGCTTCTGCGGGCCCGGTCAGGTTTCGCTGAGCTTGGCGTGCGTATGCACTTGAGCAAGCGCATCCCGATTGGCGCGGGTCTGGCTGGAGGGTCCAGTGACGGTGCTGCAGCACTTGTGGCTTTGAACCGTCTCTGGGGCTTGGGGCAAAGCCAGGCTCAACTTGAAGCGCTGGCAGCCGACCTGGGATCGGATATGCCCTTCTGCGTGGCGGGTGGAACCCAGCTCTGCTTCGGTCGTGGTGAACGGCTGGAATCCCTGCCTCCCATCAGTCATCCCCTCGGCGTGCTGTTGGTCAAGAACCCTGAGGTGAGTGTGTCGACGCCCTGGGCTTACGGCGAATGTCGCAAGGTTCGTTCCGATCACTACCTCGACGGGGAGGAGGCGTTCGAACAGCGGCGTCAGGTCCTCCGAGCTGCTGATTGGCTGCATCCATTGCAGGCCAGCACTCCACCGCCGCTGCGCAACGATTTGCAGGCGGTGGTGGCACCGCAGACGCCATCCGTCCGAAAGGCGCTGGACATCCTCGATCCGTTGCCAGGGCGTTTGCGCGTCGCAATGAGCGGTTCAGGTCCCAGCTGTTTCGCGCTGTTTTCCAATCAGGCTGCGGCGGATCAGGCCAGGCAGCAAGTGGAAGCTGCTCTGGCTTCTGAAGGTCTCAAGGCCTGGAGTTGCTCTCTGCTCCCCCACGGCGTCAAGCTGGCGGCATGA
- a CDS encoding DUF3082 domain-containing protein translates to MSDSTPPTEEPRKGPLSFLSGSVTSLLLSWLSFGLSKGLVAYFAAHPPTFSNAIGQSIASALKTLFIGMGFLATFSFAFIGLGLFLVFLRSLFTKDEVDAA, encoded by the coding sequence ATGAGCGACAGCACTCCTCCAACCGAAGAACCCCGCAAGGGCCCGCTGAGTTTTCTCTCCGGTTCAGTCACCAGCCTTCTCCTGTCCTGGTTGAGCTTCGGATTGAGCAAAGGTCTGGTGGCGTATTTCGCAGCGCACCCCCCCACCTTCAGCAATGCCATCGGTCAGAGCATTGCCTCAGCCTTGAAAACACTGTTCATCGGAATGGGTTTTCTGGCCACCTTCAGTTTTGCCTTCATCGGCCTGGGATTGTTTCTGGTGTTTCTTCGCAGTCTTTTCACGAAAGACGAGGTGGACGCTGCCTAG
- a CDS encoding pyruvate dehydrogenase complex E1 component subunit beta → MAGTLLFNALREAIDEEMARDPHVCVMGEDVGQYGGSYKVTKDLYEKYGELRVLDTPIAENSFTGMAVGAAMTGLRPIVEGMNMGFLLLAFNQISNNMGMLRYTSGGNFTIPTVVRGPGGVGRQLGAEHSQRLEAYFHAVPGIKIVACSTPTNAKGLMKAAIRDNNPVLFFEHVLLYNLTEELPDGDYTCALDQADLVKEGSDVTILTYSRMRHHCLKAVEQLEADGINVELIDLISLKPFDMETIARSIRKTHKVIVVEECMKTGGIGAELIALITEQCFDDLDARPVRLSSQDIPTPYNGNLENLTIIQPHQIVEAAQTIVRQGL, encoded by the coding sequence GTGGCAGGGACGCTTCTCTTCAACGCACTTCGCGAGGCCATCGATGAGGAAATGGCCCGTGATCCTCACGTTTGTGTGATGGGTGAGGACGTCGGCCAATACGGCGGCTCCTACAAAGTCACCAAGGATCTCTACGAGAAATACGGCGAACTCCGCGTGCTGGACACTCCGATTGCGGAGAACAGCTTCACCGGGATGGCCGTGGGTGCTGCGATGACGGGCCTGCGGCCCATCGTCGAAGGCATGAACATGGGCTTCCTGCTCCTGGCCTTCAATCAGATCTCCAACAACATGGGGATGCTGCGGTACACCAGCGGCGGCAATTTCACGATTCCCACAGTGGTGCGCGGCCCTGGTGGTGTGGGACGGCAGTTGGGTGCTGAGCACAGCCAACGGCTGGAGGCTTATTTCCATGCAGTGCCTGGAATCAAGATCGTCGCCTGCAGCACGCCGACCAATGCCAAAGGTCTGATGAAGGCCGCGATCCGTGACAACAATCCAGTGCTCTTCTTCGAGCACGTTCTCCTCTACAACCTCACCGAAGAACTGCCGGACGGTGATTACACCTGCGCCCTGGATCAAGCTGACCTGGTGAAGGAGGGGAGTGATGTCACGATCCTCACTTACTCACGCATGCGTCACCACTGCCTGAAGGCCGTCGAGCAGCTGGAAGCGGATGGGATCAATGTCGAACTGATTGATCTGATCAGCCTCAAGCCCTTCGACATGGAGACGATCGCCCGTTCCATCCGCAAGACCCACAAAGTGATTGTGGTGGAGGAATGCATGAAGACCGGTGGCATCGGAGCGGAACTGATCGCCTTGATCACCGAGCAGTGCTTCGATGATCTCGATGCTCGTCCGGTGCGCCTGTCCAGCCAGGACATTCCGACCCCATACAACGGCAACCTCGAGAATCTGACGATCATCCAGCCGCATCAGATTGTGGAAGCGGCTCAGACCATCGTTCGCCAGGGGCTCTGA
- the secD gene encoding protein translocase subunit SecD, whose amino-acid sequence MARQQGWFALILALAIASAAVLTSFPLQLGLDLRGGSQLTLEVQPSGEITKVRAEQLEAVKAVLDRRVNGLGVAESTLQTVGENQLVLQLPGVTDPTRAARVLGTTALLEFRAQKPGTEEEVQSLRQLRGQLRSVLAARSTADDSDDEGLDQEALNQVQNELGLEGTASSEQEQLEQLLERTNREIADRFEPTDLTGKDLVGAGRQQQQNSPGWEVTLNFNAEGGEKFAELTKSIAGTGRLLGIVLDGAPISEATVGPQYKAAGISGGTASITGNFTAEEARDLEVQLRGGSLPLPVDILEVRTIGPSLGAENVRRSLIAALSGLVLVGLFMLVVYRLAGFVAVLALSLYALFNLAVYALIPVTLTLPGIAGFILSIGMAVDANVLIFERIKDELRRGNTLIRSIETGFATAFSSIVDGHLTTLISCAALFFLGTGLVKGFAATLGIGVLLSLFTALTCTRTLLRFLMGYQGLRRPTNFLPARQLPTTAS is encoded by the coding sequence ATGGCCCGACAACAGGGCTGGTTTGCCCTCATCCTGGCGTTGGCGATTGCCTCAGCGGCTGTGCTGACGAGTTTTCCGCTCCAGCTTGGCTTGGATCTTCGTGGTGGCAGTCAGCTCACCCTTGAGGTGCAGCCTTCAGGCGAGATCACCAAGGTGCGCGCCGAACAGCTGGAAGCGGTCAAGGCGGTGCTCGATCGACGCGTCAATGGATTGGGCGTGGCGGAATCCACCCTGCAGACCGTTGGCGAGAACCAGCTGGTTCTTCAGTTGCCCGGGGTGACCGATCCCACGCGCGCTGCGCGGGTGCTGGGAACCACAGCCCTGTTGGAGTTCCGTGCGCAAAAGCCCGGCACTGAAGAAGAAGTGCAGAGCCTCAGGCAGTTGCGTGGACAGCTACGCAGTGTTCTCGCCGCTCGCTCAACGGCCGACGATTCTGACGATGAGGGCCTCGATCAGGAGGCACTCAATCAGGTGCAGAACGAGTTGGGTCTCGAGGGCACTGCCTCCTCTGAACAGGAACAACTGGAACAGCTCTTGGAACGCACCAATCGCGAGATTGCTGATCGCTTCGAGCCCACCGATCTGACAGGCAAGGATCTCGTCGGTGCTGGACGTCAGCAGCAGCAGAACAGCCCCGGTTGGGAGGTCACCCTCAATTTCAACGCCGAAGGAGGCGAGAAATTCGCTGAACTCACCAAGTCGATTGCCGGAACGGGGCGTTTACTGGGCATCGTTCTCGATGGTGCTCCCATCAGTGAAGCCACGGTGGGACCTCAATACAAAGCCGCAGGAATTTCCGGAGGGACCGCTTCGATCACGGGCAACTTCACCGCAGAGGAAGCCCGTGATCTCGAAGTTCAGCTGCGTGGCGGTTCGCTACCACTGCCGGTGGACATTCTTGAAGTGCGCACGATCGGCCCATCGCTGGGTGCCGAGAATGTGCGTCGAAGCCTGATTGCGGCGCTTTCCGGTCTGGTGCTGGTGGGTCTGTTCATGCTGGTGGTGTACCGACTGGCTGGATTTGTGGCAGTGCTGGCACTCAGCCTTTACGCGCTGTTCAACCTGGCGGTCTACGCCTTGATTCCGGTCACACTCACTCTGCCGGGCATTGCCGGTTTCATCCTCAGCATCGGCATGGCCGTCGATGCGAATGTGCTCATTTTCGAGAGGATCAAAGACGAGCTCAGGCGCGGCAACACCCTGATCCGCTCCATTGAAACGGGCTTTGCTACGGCCTTTTCCTCGATCGTCGATGGCCACCTCACCACCCTGATCAGCTGTGCAGCTTTGTTCTTCCTCGGAACTGGTCTGGTGAAAGGTTTTGCTGCCACCCTCGGCATCGGCGTGTTGCTGAGCCTATTCACTGCCCTCACCTGCACGCGCACGCTTCTGCGTTTCTTGATGGGGTATCAGGGCCTGCGACGCCCGACCAATTTCCTGCCCGCACGGCAACTGCCCACGACTGCGTCCTGA
- the secF gene encoding protein translocase subunit SecF: protein MPITSSGADERPLRFPLTSRRRQVWIVSAVVLLFSLLGIILSWTDPQIGFPLRPGLDFTGGTQIQLERQCGDRCDQLKTPDVESVLQQIKLPTEATETSVPKLDNARVQLLDGGESLVLRMPALSAGQGQSVIDAMEPVAGPFLAGGQSVDTIGPSLGGQLLRSSLISLLVAFTGIALYISVRYDRRFALLALVALAHDVVIVCGVFAWLGLSNGLEVDSLFAVALLTIAGYSVNDTVVVFDRIRERQREDAELPLTVQVDRAVSATLTRTLYTSGTTLLPLLALIFFGGSTLFWFAIALALGVVVGSWSSIALAPSLLSLWPSRSSAAASA, encoded by the coding sequence ATGCCCATCACGTCTTCAGGCGCTGACGAGCGTCCTCTTCGTTTTCCACTCACAAGCCGTCGACGACAGGTCTGGATCGTGTCCGCGGTCGTTCTCCTGTTCAGCTTGCTCGGCATCATCCTCAGCTGGACGGATCCCCAGATCGGTTTCCCCCTGAGGCCCGGGCTCGATTTCACCGGCGGCACCCAGATCCAGTTGGAACGGCAATGCGGTGATCGCTGCGATCAGCTCAAAACACCTGATGTGGAATCGGTGCTTCAGCAGATCAAGCTGCCGACGGAAGCCACTGAAACCTCTGTGCCCAAGTTGGACAACGCCAGGGTGCAGCTGCTTGACGGTGGTGAATCGCTGGTGCTGCGCATGCCAGCGCTTTCGGCAGGGCAGGGGCAATCCGTCATCGATGCGATGGAACCTGTCGCGGGCCCATTTCTTGCCGGTGGTCAGTCCGTGGACACCATCGGTCCCAGCTTGGGCGGTCAGCTGTTGCGCAGCAGTTTGATCTCCCTCCTGGTGGCCTTCACCGGCATTGCCCTCTACATCTCAGTTCGCTATGACCGACGCTTCGCTTTGCTGGCACTGGTTGCCCTGGCGCACGACGTCGTGATCGTTTGCGGGGTGTTCGCCTGGCTCGGCCTCAGCAATGGATTGGAAGTCGACAGTTTGTTCGCCGTGGCCTTGTTGACGATTGCCGGTTACTCGGTCAACGACACGGTTGTGGTGTTCGACCGAATTCGAGAGCGTCAACGCGAAGATGCCGAGCTGCCACTCACCGTTCAAGTCGACCGTGCGGTGTCAGCGACACTCACGCGAACGCTCTACACCAGTGGCACCACCTTGCTGCCTTTGTTGGCGTTGATCTTTTTTGGTGGGTCCACCCTGTTCTGGTTTGCGATTGCTCTCGCCCTCGGCGTCGTTGTCGGAAGCTGGTCCAGCATTGCTCTGGCTCCCTCCTTGCTGAGCCTGTGGCCCTCACGTTCCAGTGCTGCCGCCAGTGCCTGA
- a CDS encoding flavin reductase family protein, translating into MSLDLDAKKTLLRKIPHGLFICGVAEGDAVNGFTASWVTQGSFEPPLVVMGVRADSTSNGMIQRTRRFSLNVLAADQKDLAATFFKPQAAVGGRFEAAPFELGSMGLPILKDALGGVECELVGELAHGDHTVFVGEVKSAVLHRDGDALELSTTGWQYGG; encoded by the coding sequence ATGTCTCTTGATTTGGATGCTAAGAAAACACTGCTGCGCAAGATTCCCCACGGTCTGTTCATCTGTGGCGTCGCTGAAGGCGATGCAGTGAACGGCTTCACAGCCAGCTGGGTCACGCAGGGGTCCTTCGAACCTCCACTGGTGGTGATGGGGGTGCGGGCTGACAGCACCAGCAACGGCATGATCCAGCGCACGCGACGTTTTTCCCTCAATGTTCTGGCTGCCGATCAGAAGGATCTGGCAGCAACGTTCTTCAAACCACAGGCTGCAGTGGGTGGGCGCTTTGAAGCTGCCCCCTTCGAACTGGGATCGATGGGCCTGCCGATTCTCAAGGACGCGCTGGGTGGCGTGGAGTGTGAACTGGTGGGCGAGTTGGCGCATGGTGATCACACCGTGTTTGTCGGTGAGGTCAAGTCAGCCGTTCTGCACCGCGATGGTGATGCTCTTGAACTCAGCACCACCGGTTGGCAGTACGGCGGCTGA
- a CDS encoding AI-2E family transporter, whose translation MNPRNLLISLSLIVLALLIWQLRWVLLVLFGAVVLAVALDVPVKPLIVRWRIPRPLALLIVLLMVLIAGLVIVQVLLPQLITQFEQLTTLLPSLFATFRTLLANQPLFADLESNLPDQFSWERIQPVGFQLLGVAGGAANGVVQVMLMSLLAVLLALDPTSHRRMVIALTPRPARTSVAELLDQCRKALGGWLAGMTLSASAVFLLTWAGLAALGVPLALLSALVCGLLTFVPTIGPTAATLLPMGVSLLISPGLMLQVLVLRLVLQNLEAFVLTPLLLRRTVNLLPTVALTSQLSLGALLGLPGVLLALPLVVVLQVGIEQVVVREVMDRWT comes from the coding sequence ATGAATCCACGCAATCTGCTGATCAGCCTCAGCCTGATCGTGTTGGCACTGCTGATCTGGCAGCTGCGCTGGGTGCTGTTGGTGCTTTTTGGTGCCGTGGTGCTGGCGGTCGCCCTCGATGTACCGGTGAAGCCTCTGATCGTGCGCTGGAGAATTCCCCGGCCGTTAGCGCTGCTGATCGTGCTGCTGATGGTTCTGATCGCTGGACTGGTCATCGTGCAGGTGCTCCTGCCACAGCTGATCACCCAGTTCGAACAACTCACAACACTGCTGCCTTCTCTATTTGCCACATTCCGGACCTTGCTGGCCAATCAGCCGCTGTTCGCTGATTTGGAAAGCAACCTGCCAGATCAATTCAGCTGGGAGCGAATCCAGCCTGTGGGTTTTCAGCTGCTTGGGGTTGCAGGCGGAGCCGCCAACGGCGTTGTTCAGGTGATGTTGATGAGTCTGCTGGCTGTCCTTCTGGCTCTCGACCCGACATCCCACCGACGCATGGTGATTGCGCTGACGCCTCGTCCGGCAAGAACCTCGGTGGCCGAGCTACTCGATCAGTGCCGCAAAGCGCTGGGTGGGTGGTTGGCCGGCATGACGCTCTCAGCTTCCGCCGTGTTTCTGCTGACCTGGGCTGGCCTCGCTGCCCTTGGAGTGCCTCTGGCGCTGCTGAGTGCCCTGGTATGCGGCTTGCTGACGTTTGTTCCCACCATTGGACCGACGGCCGCAACGCTGCTGCCAATGGGCGTCTCGCTGCTGATTTCACCAGGCTTGATGCTGCAGGTGCTGGTGCTGCGACTAGTCCTGCAGAACCTCGAAGCGTTTGTGCTGACCCCACTGCTGCTCAGGCGAACCGTCAATCTGCTGCCCACCGTTGCACTCACCTCCCAGCTGAGCCTCGGCGCTCTGCTGGGACTGCCTGGAGTGCTGCTGGCACTGCCATTGGTGGTGGTGCTTCAAGTGGGAATTGAGCAGGTGGTGGTCCGAGAGGTCATGGACCGCTGGACCTAG
- a CDS encoding AI-2E family transporter — MKFQHWLGLAALLTSGLLLWNLREVLIHLFAAVVLSMALCTLVGVLRQRWNMARPLALILCLSCLLLIVAVAVSVIIPPFFSEFQQLIQQLPAAARELQQIVMGWINHASSLVSGTGLSNGSSTAISSGLTALPNSSALASGVSGGLKGLLGLAGNLGGGLVQLLFVIAVALMVAIQPEAYRNVAILMVPSFYRRRARVILSQCGEALSSWMVGVLISSLCVAVLAGIGLSLLGVKLVMANALLAGLLNVIPNVGPTLSTVFPMSVALLDAPWKAVAVLGLYVVIQNIESYVITPSVMQHQVNLLPGLTLTAQFIFTVLFGPLGLLMALPLAVVMQVLIREIVIHDVLDPWKKRRALA; from the coding sequence GGCGTTGCTGACATCCGGGCTTTTGCTCTGGAACCTGCGTGAGGTCCTGATCCATCTGTTTGCAGCAGTGGTGCTGTCTATGGCGCTTTGCACCCTTGTGGGTGTTCTTCGCCAGCGCTGGAACATGGCCCGTCCTCTGGCTTTGATCCTCTGCCTGAGTTGCCTGCTGCTGATCGTCGCCGTGGCGGTTTCGGTGATCATTCCGCCCTTCTTCAGCGAGTTTCAGCAGCTGATCCAGCAGCTTCCGGCGGCTGCTCGGGAACTCCAGCAAATCGTGATGGGCTGGATCAACCATGCCTCTTCTCTGGTGTCAGGAACAGGATTGAGCAACGGTTCCAGCACCGCAATTTCCAGCGGCCTGACAGCACTTCCGAACAGCAGCGCCCTGGCTTCCGGCGTCAGCGGCGGACTTAAAGGTCTGCTTGGACTGGCCGGGAATCTCGGCGGCGGTCTTGTTCAGTTGCTGTTCGTGATCGCTGTGGCCCTGATGGTGGCGATCCAACCGGAGGCCTATCGCAATGTCGCCATCCTGATGGTGCCGTCGTTCTACCGACGTCGTGCCCGTGTGATTCTTTCGCAGTGCGGCGAAGCACTAAGCAGTTGGATGGTTGGGGTGCTGATCAGTTCTCTGTGCGTCGCTGTGCTGGCAGGCATCGGACTGTCCCTGCTGGGCGTGAAACTGGTGATGGCCAATGCATTGCTGGCCGGACTGTTGAACGTCATTCCCAACGTGGGGCCAACCTTGAGCACGGTCTTCCCCATGTCTGTGGCCCTTCTTGATGCGCCTTGGAAAGCGGTCGCAGTGCTTGGGCTTTATGTGGTGATTCAAAACATCGAGAGCTACGTGATCACTCCCTCGGTCATGCAGCACCAAGTGAATCTTCTTCCAGGCCTGACCCTCACAGCGCAATTCATTTTCACGGTGCTTTTCGGCCCTTTGGGTCTGCTCATGGCCCTGCCGCTGGCGGTGGTGATGCAGGTGCTGATCCGGGAAATCGTCATCCATGACGTTCTCGATCCCTGGAAGAAGCGTCGGGCACTGGCATGA